In Oncorhynchus gorbuscha isolate QuinsamMale2020 ecotype Even-year linkage group LG08, OgorEven_v1.0, whole genome shotgun sequence, one genomic interval encodes:
- the LOC124041820 gene encoding E3 ubiquitin-protein ligase MARCHF6-like isoform X1: MDTAEEGDICRVCRSEGTQDKPLYHPCVCTGSIKFIHQECLVQWLKHSRKEYCELCKHRFAFTPIYSPDMPSRLPVQDIFAGLVTSVGTAIRYWFHYTLVAFAWLGVVPLTACRIYKCLFTGSVSSLLTLPLDMLSTENLMADCLQGCFVVTCTLCAFISLVWLREQIVHGGAPQWLDQNQQQQPQHAPAPQLNEQGPGQGAGENQPAPAAAEPLADNGPAAEVPDIQVDPAEDMELEDEAGAEDVGDANNGAQDDMNWNALEWDRAAEELTWERMLGLDGSLVFLEHVFWVVSLNTLFILVFAFCPYHIGHFSVVGLGFENNVQASHFEGLITTIVGYIFLAMTLILCHGLAALVRFQRSRHLLGVCYIVVKVSLLVVVEIGVFPVICGWWLDICSLEMFDASLKDRELSFESAPGTTMFLHWLVGMVYVFYFASFILLLREVLRPGVLWFLRNLNDPDFNPVQEMIHLPIYRHLRRLILSVVVFGSIVLLMLWLPIRTIKFILPAFLPYNVMLYSDAPVSELSLELLLLQVVLPALLEQGHTRQWLKGLVRAWTVTAGYLLDLHSYLLGDQEENDDDADQQANNNLQGRNNNAIPDGLHAAHQAILQQGGPVGFQPYHQPIKFSFRIVLLIVFMCVTLLVASLVCLTLPVFAGRYLMSLWTGSAKIHELYTAACGLYVCWLSIRAITVLLAWMPQGRRVILLKVQEWTLMVMLCNTILKTVVVAVLLVGAIPLLLGLLFELVIVAPLRVPLDQTPLFYPWQDWALGVLHAKIIAAITLMGPQWWLKTVIEQVYANGIRNIDLHFIIRKLAAPVICVLLVSLCVPYVISAGIVPIVAQYSPGVTMEMQNLVQRRIYPLLVMVVMLVGILSFQIRQFKRLYEHIKNDKYLVGQRLVNYERKAAGRSTTATHSSSSQD; the protein is encoded by the exons ATGGACACCGCCGAGGAAG GGGATATATGCCGGGTCTGCCGGTCTGAAGGAACCCAGGACAAGCCACTCTATCACCCCTGTGTTTGTACAGGAAGTATAAAATTCATCCATCAAGAATG CTTGGTACAATGGCTAAAACACAGCAGAAAAGAATACTGTGAGTTATGCAAACACAGATTTGCTTTTACACCAA TCTATTCTCCAGACATGCCTTCCCGACTGCCTGTTCAGGACATATTTGCGGGGCTGGTGACAAGTGTAGGCACAGCTATTAGATACTGGTTTCACTACACACTAGTTGCCTTTGCTTGGCTGGGAGTCGTTCCTCTCACAGCAT GTCGCATCTACAAGTGTCTGTTTACCGGCTCTGTGAGCTCACTCCTTACCCTGCCATTAGATATGCTTTCTAC AGAGAACTTGATGGCGGACTGCTTGCAGGGTTGTTTTGTGGTGACGTGTACACTCTGCGCCTTCATCAGTCTGGTGTGGCTGCGGGAGCAGATTGTTCATGGTGGCGCCCCCCAGTGGCTGGATCAgaatcagcagcagcagccacaACATGCACCAGCTCCACAACTTAATGAG CAGGGTCCTGGGCAGGGGGCGGGTGAGAACCAgcctgctcctgctgctgctgagcCCCTGGCGGACAATGGTCCAGCGGCTGAGGTCCCTGACATCCAGGTGGACCCGGCAGAGGACATGGAGCTGGAGGACGAGGCTGGGGCTGAGGATGTAGGGGACGCCAACAATGGTGCACAAG ATGACATGAATTGGAATGCCCTGGAATGGGACCGGGCAGCAGAGGAGCTAACATGGGAGAGG ATGCTCGGTCTTGATGGCTCCTTGGTTTTCCTG GAGCATGTCTTCTGGGTGGTCTCACTAAACACACTCTTCATTTTGGTGTTCG CTTTTTGTCCGTATCATATTGGACATTTCTCAGTTGTGGGTCTTGGCTTTGAAAATAAT GTGCAGGCCTCCCACTTCGAAGGCCTCATCACCACCATCGTAGGCTATATCTTCCTGGCCATGACATTAATACTGTGCCAT GGATTGGCAGCGTTGGTGAGATTCCAAAGATCCAGACACCTTTTAGGAGTGTGCTACATTGTTGTCAAG GTATCCCTGCTGGTAGTCGTAGAGATCGGTGTGTTCCCTGTCATTTGTGGCTGGTGGCTCGACATCTGCTCACTG GAGATGTTTGATGCCTCTCTGAAGGACAGAGAGCTGAGTTTTGAGTCTGCTCCCGGCACCACCATGTTCCTCCACTGGCTTGTAGGGATGGTCTACGTCTTCTACTTTGCCTCGTTCATCCTCTTACTGCGAGAG GTGCTGAGGCCTGGTGTTTTATGGTTTCTCAGAAACCTGAACGATCCTGATTTTAATCCTGTCCAAGAAATGATTCACCTGCCAATATACAGACATCTCAGAAGATTAATTTTATCAGTG GTGGTGTTTGGCTCCATAGTTTTACTAATGTTGTGGCTTCCCATAAGGACGATCAAATTCATCCTCCCAGCCTTCCTCCCCTACAATGTCATGCTGTACAG TGATGCTCCAGTCAGTGAGCTCTCTCTGGAGCTGCTGCTACTTCAGGTGGTTCTGCCTGCGCTGCTGGAACAAGGTCACACACGCCAGTGGCTCAAAGGCCTGGTCAGAGCCTGGACCGTCACCGCTGGATATCTGCT AGACCTCCACTCGTACCTGTTGGGTGACCAGGAGGAGAATGACGATGATGCGGACCAGCAGGCCAACAACAATCTGCAGGGGAGGAATAACAACGCCATCCCTGATGGGCTGCACGCTGCCCACCAGGCTATCCTACAGCAGGGAGGTCCTGTCGGCTTCCagccctaccaccaacccattaAATTCAGCTTCAGG ATTGTGCTGCTgattgtgttcatgtgtgtgacACTGCTGGTGGCCAGTCTGGTGTGCCTCACGTTGCCAG TATTCGCCGGCCGGtacctgatgtctctctggacgGGCAGTGCAAAGATCCACGAGCTGTACACGGCAGCGTGCGGCCTATACGTGTGCTGGCTGTCCATCAGGGCCATCACCGTACTGCTGGCCTGGATGCCCCAGGGCAGGAGGGTCATTCTGCTCAAGGTCCAGGAGTGGACCCTCATGGTAATGCTCTGCAACACG ATCCTGAAGACGGTGGTCGTTGCTGTGCTGCTGGTTGGAGCCATCCCTCTGCTGCTGGGCCTGCTATTTGAGCTGGTCATAGTAGCTCCTCTCAGGGTGCCATTGGACCAGACACCACTCTTCTACCCCTGGCAG GACTGGGCTCTCGGAGTGCTCCATGCCAAAATTATTGCTGCCATTACTCTGATGGGTCCCCAGTGGTGGCTGAAAACCGTGATCGAACAG GTGTACGCTAATGGAATTCGCAACATTGATCTCCATTTCATCATTCGTAAGCTGGCTGCTCCGGTTATCTGTGTGCtactggtgtctctctgtgtgcccTATGTCATCTCTGCTGGCATCGTCCCCATCGTAGCTCAATATTCCCCAG GAGTTACCATGGAGATGCAGAATTTGGTGCAGAGGAGAATCTACCCGTTACTGGTCATGGTTGTCATGCTGGTGGGAATCCTCTCCTTCCAAATCCGTCAATTTAAGCGCCTTTATGAGCACATTAAGAATGACAA gtaccTGGTGGGACAGAGACTGGTGAACTATGAACGCAAGGCGGCAGGCAGAAGcaccacagccacacacagcagCTCTTCCCAGGATTAG
- the LOC124041821 gene encoding neuropilin and tolloid-like protein 1 isoform X1, with translation MVNKFALPLAVVASLITLGLFGTPGKKAVTNNSGVTPIGQCGTWIKEAEGGLFTSPNYPQKYPPERTCIYIIEASPRQCIDLFFDEKYSIEPSWECKFDHIEVRDGPFSFSTLIGRYCGQESPLYIKSSGRYLHIKFVADGELEAIGFSARYNFTQDPEFKDMGVLPPLPFCEFDLGGSDGIIDSAAILKEGKALQTEAVDCRWFIRAPPKGRIYLRFLEYEMHNSNECKRNFVAVYDGSSSVEHLKNKFCSTVANDVMLVTSVGVIRMWADQGSRKSRFRILFTTFLEPPCEAEAFFCHSNMCINTSLVCNGIQNCVYPWDENNCKEKRKASILDNIDHTNVAIILVTCGLVVVLLIVASIIQVKQPRKKYIIRRDDFDPTLLHETFEPPHYELCTLRRAASADHMSEMAMAEDFDKFHKLTRSSSKCIRDHHCGGAHSQVSSIRGSQSNLSVRDAAIMSDMPLSQSHQATPSSHRNILMMKYSYSQDGQDGCDQDDDMDDCQTPSQSHHVLAAHQSMSNDF, from the exons ATGGTGAACAAATTTGCCTTGCCTCTCG CAGTAGTTGCAAGTCTAATCACTCTTGGATTGTTTGGTACACCGGGGAAAAAAGCAG TGACAAACAATTCAGGGGTGACTCCAATAGGCCAATGTGGCACCTGGATAAAGGAAGCTGAGGGAGGCCTGTTCACCTCCCCCAACTACCCCCAAAAGTACCCACCAGAGCGAACATGCATTTATATCATTGAAG CTTCACCAAGACAATGCATCGACCTCTTCTTTGATGAGAAATATTCAATAGAGCCTTCATGGGAATGCAAATTTGACCACATTGAAGTCCGCGATGGGCCCTTTTCCTTCTCCACTTTAATTGGTCGATACTGTGGCCAGGAAAGCCCTTTGTATATTAAATCAAGTGGGAGATACCTGCATATAAAGTTTGTTGCAGACGGCGAACTGGAAGCAATTGGATTTTCAGCACGCTATAACTTCACTCAAG ATCCTGAATTTAAAGACATGGGTGTCCTACCGCCTCTGCCTT TTTGCGAATTTGATCTGGGTGGATCAGATGGGATCATTGACTCTGCAGCAATACTCAAAGAGGGCAAAGCCTTGCAGACAGAGGCTGTGGACTGTAGGTGGTTCATTCGAGCGCCACCAAAGGGAAGG ATCTATTTGCGATTTTTGGAATATGAGATGCACAACTCCAATGAATGCAAACGTAACTTTGTGGCTGTGTACGACGGGAGTAGCTCAGTGGAGCACCTGAAGAACAAATTCTGCAGCACAGTGGCCAACGATGTCATGTTGGTTACCTCGGTGGGGGTCATACGAATGTGGGCTGATCAGGGCAGCCGAAAAAGCCGCTTCCGGATCCTTTTCACAACCTTCCTAGAGC CTCCATGTGAAGCGGAGGCTTTCTTTTGCCATAGCAACATGTGTATCAACACCAGCTTAGTGTGCAACGGGATCCAGAACTGTGTCTACCCCTGGGACGAGAACAACTGCAAAG AGAAGAGGAAAGCCAGCATCTTAGACAATATTGACCACACCAATGTCGCAATCATTCTAGTCACCTGTGGTCTGGTGGTTGTCCTTCTCATTGTGGCAAGTATCATTCAAGTTAAACAGCCACGCAAAAAATACATCATCAGGAGGGATGACTTTGACCCCACATTGCTCCACGAAACCTTCGAGCCACCACATTATGAACTGTGCACTCTGCGGAGGGCAGCCTCTGCCGACCACATGAGTGAAATGGCTATGGCCGAGGACTTTGATAAGTTTCACAAACTCACACGGTCTTCGTCCAAATGCATTCGTGACCACCACTGCGGCGGAGCCCACTCCCAGGTGTCCAGCATCAGGGGAAGCCAAAGTAACCTGAGTGTGCGGGACGCAGCCATTATGTCAGACATGCCTCTCTCCCAGTCCCACCAGGCCACACCCTCCAGCCACAGGAATATACTGATGATGAAGTACAGTTACTCACAGGACGGGCAGGATGGTTGTGACCAGGATGACGACATGGATGACTGTCAGACCCCGAGCCAGAGCCACCATGTCCTGGCTGCACATCAGTCAATGTCCAATGATTTCTGA
- the LOC124041821 gene encoding neuropilin and tolloid-like protein 1 isoform X2 encodes MVNKFALPLVVASLITLGLFGTPGKKAVTNNSGVTPIGQCGTWIKEAEGGLFTSPNYPQKYPPERTCIYIIEASPRQCIDLFFDEKYSIEPSWECKFDHIEVRDGPFSFSTLIGRYCGQESPLYIKSSGRYLHIKFVADGELEAIGFSARYNFTQDPEFKDMGVLPPLPFCEFDLGGSDGIIDSAAILKEGKALQTEAVDCRWFIRAPPKGRIYLRFLEYEMHNSNECKRNFVAVYDGSSSVEHLKNKFCSTVANDVMLVTSVGVIRMWADQGSRKSRFRILFTTFLEPPCEAEAFFCHSNMCINTSLVCNGIQNCVYPWDENNCKEKRKASILDNIDHTNVAIILVTCGLVVVLLIVASIIQVKQPRKKYIIRRDDFDPTLLHETFEPPHYELCTLRRAASADHMSEMAMAEDFDKFHKLTRSSSKCIRDHHCGGAHSQVSSIRGSQSNLSVRDAAIMSDMPLSQSHQATPSSHRNILMMKYSYSQDGQDGCDQDDDMDDCQTPSQSHHVLAAHQSMSNDF; translated from the exons ATGGTGAACAAATTTGCCTTGCCTCTCG TAGTTGCAAGTCTAATCACTCTTGGATTGTTTGGTACACCGGGGAAAAAAGCAG TGACAAACAATTCAGGGGTGACTCCAATAGGCCAATGTGGCACCTGGATAAAGGAAGCTGAGGGAGGCCTGTTCACCTCCCCCAACTACCCCCAAAAGTACCCACCAGAGCGAACATGCATTTATATCATTGAAG CTTCACCAAGACAATGCATCGACCTCTTCTTTGATGAGAAATATTCAATAGAGCCTTCATGGGAATGCAAATTTGACCACATTGAAGTCCGCGATGGGCCCTTTTCCTTCTCCACTTTAATTGGTCGATACTGTGGCCAGGAAAGCCCTTTGTATATTAAATCAAGTGGGAGATACCTGCATATAAAGTTTGTTGCAGACGGCGAACTGGAAGCAATTGGATTTTCAGCACGCTATAACTTCACTCAAG ATCCTGAATTTAAAGACATGGGTGTCCTACCGCCTCTGCCTT TTTGCGAATTTGATCTGGGTGGATCAGATGGGATCATTGACTCTGCAGCAATACTCAAAGAGGGCAAAGCCTTGCAGACAGAGGCTGTGGACTGTAGGTGGTTCATTCGAGCGCCACCAAAGGGAAGG ATCTATTTGCGATTTTTGGAATATGAGATGCACAACTCCAATGAATGCAAACGTAACTTTGTGGCTGTGTACGACGGGAGTAGCTCAGTGGAGCACCTGAAGAACAAATTCTGCAGCACAGTGGCCAACGATGTCATGTTGGTTACCTCGGTGGGGGTCATACGAATGTGGGCTGATCAGGGCAGCCGAAAAAGCCGCTTCCGGATCCTTTTCACAACCTTCCTAGAGC CTCCATGTGAAGCGGAGGCTTTCTTTTGCCATAGCAACATGTGTATCAACACCAGCTTAGTGTGCAACGGGATCCAGAACTGTGTCTACCCCTGGGACGAGAACAACTGCAAAG AGAAGAGGAAAGCCAGCATCTTAGACAATATTGACCACACCAATGTCGCAATCATTCTAGTCACCTGTGGTCTGGTGGTTGTCCTTCTCATTGTGGCAAGTATCATTCAAGTTAAACAGCCACGCAAAAAATACATCATCAGGAGGGATGACTTTGACCCCACATTGCTCCACGAAACCTTCGAGCCACCACATTATGAACTGTGCACTCTGCGGAGGGCAGCCTCTGCCGACCACATGAGTGAAATGGCTATGGCCGAGGACTTTGATAAGTTTCACAAACTCACACGGTCTTCGTCCAAATGCATTCGTGACCACCACTGCGGCGGAGCCCACTCCCAGGTGTCCAGCATCAGGGGAAGCCAAAGTAACCTGAGTGTGCGGGACGCAGCCATTATGTCAGACATGCCTCTCTCCCAGTCCCACCAGGCCACACCCTCCAGCCACAGGAATATACTGATGATGAAGTACAGTTACTCACAGGACGGGCAGGATGGTTGTGACCAGGATGACGACATGGATGACTGTCAGACCCCGAGCCAGAGCCACCATGTCCTGGCTGCACATCAGTCAATGTCCAATGATTTCTGA
- the atpsckmt gene encoding ATP synthase subunit C lysine N-methyltransferase, which translates to MAEQSLLETEAIQCNVNAKDTGFKKRLGLIATGIVGGSLVALYAVAGPFVAPALRKVCLPYVPATTTQVENVLKVLQARSGSLVDIGSGDGRIVIAAAKKGFRAVGFELNPWLVWYSRYRAWRAGVHHSTSFHISDLWKVSFNQYSNVVIFGVPQMMDKLEGKLQTELQSTAKVVACRFPFPTWAPDGTAGEGIDTVWVYDAESFKTERGTHQGHFVTPHQPLGNDDTTTSY; encoded by the exons ATGGCAGAACAAAGCCTATTGGAAACTGAGGCGATACAATGTAACGTTAATGCTAAAGACACCGGCTTCAAAAAACGTTTAGGACTGATCGCAACTGGAATTGTCGGGGGGTCATTGGTTGCCCTTTACGCTGTTGCAGGTCCATTTGTTGCACCTGCTTTGAGAAAGGTGTGCCTACCTTATGTTCCCGCAACTACAACACAGGTGGAAAATGTCCTGAAAGTGCTGCAGGCGAGATCTGGATCCCTCGTGGACATTGGAAGTGGGGATGGAAGAATA GTGATAGCAGCTGCAAAGAAAGGATTTCGAGCTGTTGGATTTGAGTTGAATCCATGGTTGGTTTGGTACTCCCGTTACAGAGCTTGGAGAGCGGGTGTTCATCATTCTACTTCCTTCCACATTTCAGATTTATGGAAG GTCAGCTTTAATCAGTACTCGAATGTTGTCATATTTGGAGTACCTCAGATG ATGGATAAGTTGGAGGGCAAACTGCagacagaactacagagcacAGCTAAAGTGGTGGCCTGCCGTttcccttttcccacctgggCACCCGATGGCACCGCTGGAGAAGGAATAGACACCGTGTGGGTATACGATGCAGAGTCGTTCAAAACAGAAAGAGGAACACATCAGGGACATTTTGTAACTCCACATCAGCCCCTGGGCAATGATGACACTACCACGTCATACTAA
- the cbln2a gene encoding cerebellin-2a: MFLRFCTMISLVLLGFGVAFSLGQNYTEPLVLEGKCLVVCDANPSVEGALTSSFGISVRASGAKVAFSALRGTNHEPSDMSKSSPTIYFDQVLVNIGNHFKLQASVFQAPRRGIYSFSFHVVKVYNRQTIQVNLMHNEYPIISAFAGDHDVTREAASNSVLLHLEREDKLYLKLERGDLMGGWRYSTFSGFLVFPL; the protein is encoded by the exons ATGTTTCTTCGATTTTGTACCATGATATCATTGGTCCTCCTAGGATTTGGCGTTGCCTTTTCGCTGGGACAGAATTACACAGAACCTCTTGTTTTGGAGGGAAAGTGTCTGGTGGTTTGCGATGCGAACCCGTCTGTAGAGGGAGCATTGACCTCTTCCTTCGGGATATCTGTCCGGGCAAGCGGTGCTAAAGTGGCTTTCTCTGCACTCAGGGGAACGAACCACGAACCATCTGATATGAGCAAATCGTCTCCGACCATCTACTTTGACCAG GTATTAGTGAACATTGGCAACCATTTCAAGCTGCAAGCGAGTGTATTTCAAGCACCAAGAAGAGGCATTTACAGTTTTAGCTTCCATGTGGTGAAGGTTTACAACCGACAGACTATACAG GTAAACTTGATGCACAACGAATACCCTATAATATCAGCTTTCGCCGGGGACCATGATGTCACTCGAGAGGCTGCGAGCAATTCAGTCCTTCTGCACCTGGAACGAGAGGACAAACTCTACTTGAAGCTTGAGAGGGGGGATCTAATGGGTGGCTGGAGGTACTCAACGTTTTCTGGATTCTTGGTGTTTCCACTCTAA
- the LOC124041820 gene encoding E3 ubiquitin-protein ligase MARCHF6-like isoform X2 — protein sequence MDTAEEGDICRVCRSEGTQDKPLYHPCVCTGSIKFIHQECLVQWLKHSRKEYCELCKHRFAFTPIYSPDMPSRLPVQDIFAGLVTSVGTAIRYWFHYTLVAFAWLGVVPLTACRIYKCLFTGSVSSLLTLPLDMLSTENLMADCLQGCFVVTCTLCAFISLVWLREQIVHGGAPQWLDQNQQQQPQHAPAPQLNEQGPGQGAGENQPAPAAAEPLADNGPAAEVPDIQVDPAEDMELEDEAGAEDVGDANNGAQDDMNWNALEWDRAAEELTWERMLGLDGSLVFLEHVFWVVSLNTLFILVFAFCPYHIGHFSVVGLGFENNVQASHFEGLITTIVGYIFLAMTLILCHGLAALVRFQRSRHLLGVCYIVVKVSLLVVVEIGVFPVICGWWLDICSLEMFDASLKDRELSFESAPGTTMFLHWLVGMVYVFYFASFILLLREVLRPGVLWFLRNLNDPDFNPVQEMIHLPIYRHLRRLILSVVVFGSIVLLMLWLPIRTIKFILPAFLPYNVMLYSDAPVSELSLELLLLQVVLPALLEQGHTRQWLKGLVRAWTVTAGYLLDLHSYLLGDQEENDDDADQQANNNLQGRNNNAIPDGLHAAHQAILQQGGPVGFQPYHQPIKFSFRIVLLIVFMCVTLLVASLVCLTLPVFAGRYLMSLWTGSAKIHELYTAACGLYVCWLSIRAITVLLAWMPQGRRVILLKVQEWTLMILKTVVVAVLLVGAIPLLLGLLFELVIVAPLRVPLDQTPLFYPWQDWALGVLHAKIIAAITLMGPQWWLKTVIEQVYANGIRNIDLHFIIRKLAAPVICVLLVSLCVPYVISAGIVPIVAQYSPGVTMEMQNLVQRRIYPLLVMVVMLVGILSFQIRQFKRLYEHIKNDKYLVGQRLVNYERKAAGRSTTATHSSSSQD from the exons ATGGACACCGCCGAGGAAG GGGATATATGCCGGGTCTGCCGGTCTGAAGGAACCCAGGACAAGCCACTCTATCACCCCTGTGTTTGTACAGGAAGTATAAAATTCATCCATCAAGAATG CTTGGTACAATGGCTAAAACACAGCAGAAAAGAATACTGTGAGTTATGCAAACACAGATTTGCTTTTACACCAA TCTATTCTCCAGACATGCCTTCCCGACTGCCTGTTCAGGACATATTTGCGGGGCTGGTGACAAGTGTAGGCACAGCTATTAGATACTGGTTTCACTACACACTAGTTGCCTTTGCTTGGCTGGGAGTCGTTCCTCTCACAGCAT GTCGCATCTACAAGTGTCTGTTTACCGGCTCTGTGAGCTCACTCCTTACCCTGCCATTAGATATGCTTTCTAC AGAGAACTTGATGGCGGACTGCTTGCAGGGTTGTTTTGTGGTGACGTGTACACTCTGCGCCTTCATCAGTCTGGTGTGGCTGCGGGAGCAGATTGTTCATGGTGGCGCCCCCCAGTGGCTGGATCAgaatcagcagcagcagccacaACATGCACCAGCTCCACAACTTAATGAG CAGGGTCCTGGGCAGGGGGCGGGTGAGAACCAgcctgctcctgctgctgctgagcCCCTGGCGGACAATGGTCCAGCGGCTGAGGTCCCTGACATCCAGGTGGACCCGGCAGAGGACATGGAGCTGGAGGACGAGGCTGGGGCTGAGGATGTAGGGGACGCCAACAATGGTGCACAAG ATGACATGAATTGGAATGCCCTGGAATGGGACCGGGCAGCAGAGGAGCTAACATGGGAGAGG ATGCTCGGTCTTGATGGCTCCTTGGTTTTCCTG GAGCATGTCTTCTGGGTGGTCTCACTAAACACACTCTTCATTTTGGTGTTCG CTTTTTGTCCGTATCATATTGGACATTTCTCAGTTGTGGGTCTTGGCTTTGAAAATAAT GTGCAGGCCTCCCACTTCGAAGGCCTCATCACCACCATCGTAGGCTATATCTTCCTGGCCATGACATTAATACTGTGCCAT GGATTGGCAGCGTTGGTGAGATTCCAAAGATCCAGACACCTTTTAGGAGTGTGCTACATTGTTGTCAAG GTATCCCTGCTGGTAGTCGTAGAGATCGGTGTGTTCCCTGTCATTTGTGGCTGGTGGCTCGACATCTGCTCACTG GAGATGTTTGATGCCTCTCTGAAGGACAGAGAGCTGAGTTTTGAGTCTGCTCCCGGCACCACCATGTTCCTCCACTGGCTTGTAGGGATGGTCTACGTCTTCTACTTTGCCTCGTTCATCCTCTTACTGCGAGAG GTGCTGAGGCCTGGTGTTTTATGGTTTCTCAGAAACCTGAACGATCCTGATTTTAATCCTGTCCAAGAAATGATTCACCTGCCAATATACAGACATCTCAGAAGATTAATTTTATCAGTG GTGGTGTTTGGCTCCATAGTTTTACTAATGTTGTGGCTTCCCATAAGGACGATCAAATTCATCCTCCCAGCCTTCCTCCCCTACAATGTCATGCTGTACAG TGATGCTCCAGTCAGTGAGCTCTCTCTGGAGCTGCTGCTACTTCAGGTGGTTCTGCCTGCGCTGCTGGAACAAGGTCACACACGCCAGTGGCTCAAAGGCCTGGTCAGAGCCTGGACCGTCACCGCTGGATATCTGCT AGACCTCCACTCGTACCTGTTGGGTGACCAGGAGGAGAATGACGATGATGCGGACCAGCAGGCCAACAACAATCTGCAGGGGAGGAATAACAACGCCATCCCTGATGGGCTGCACGCTGCCCACCAGGCTATCCTACAGCAGGGAGGTCCTGTCGGCTTCCagccctaccaccaacccattaAATTCAGCTTCAGG ATTGTGCTGCTgattgtgttcatgtgtgtgacACTGCTGGTGGCCAGTCTGGTGTGCCTCACGTTGCCAG TATTCGCCGGCCGGtacctgatgtctctctggacgGGCAGTGCAAAGATCCACGAGCTGTACACGGCAGCGTGCGGCCTATACGTGTGCTGGCTGTCCATCAGGGCCATCACCGTACTGCTGGCCTGGATGCCCCAGGGCAGGAGGGTCATTCTGCTCAAGGTCCAGGAGTGGACCCTCATG ATCCTGAAGACGGTGGTCGTTGCTGTGCTGCTGGTTGGAGCCATCCCTCTGCTGCTGGGCCTGCTATTTGAGCTGGTCATAGTAGCTCCTCTCAGGGTGCCATTGGACCAGACACCACTCTTCTACCCCTGGCAG GACTGGGCTCTCGGAGTGCTCCATGCCAAAATTATTGCTGCCATTACTCTGATGGGTCCCCAGTGGTGGCTGAAAACCGTGATCGAACAG GTGTACGCTAATGGAATTCGCAACATTGATCTCCATTTCATCATTCGTAAGCTGGCTGCTCCGGTTATCTGTGTGCtactggtgtctctctgtgtgcccTATGTCATCTCTGCTGGCATCGTCCCCATCGTAGCTCAATATTCCCCAG GAGTTACCATGGAGATGCAGAATTTGGTGCAGAGGAGAATCTACCCGTTACTGGTCATGGTTGTCATGCTGGTGGGAATCCTCTCCTTCCAAATCCGTCAATTTAAGCGCCTTTATGAGCACATTAAGAATGACAA gtaccTGGTGGGACAGAGACTGGTGAACTATGAACGCAAGGCGGCAGGCAGAAGcaccacagccacacacagcagCTCTTCCCAGGATTAG